One Engystomops pustulosus chromosome 7, aEngPut4.maternal, whole genome shotgun sequence DNA window includes the following coding sequences:
- the C7H11orf24 gene encoding uncharacterized protein C11orf24 homolog isoform X1, translating to MWKTLVLLWSVNLCLSDSRIKISVDNAVPPLEDSGISYEVECRQICRESLSTADLNCSKSLMLNKWCEIMLCNRLCHTTTSGKLTDPSLDIKYLKKRRKRNVKPKSKGKKPGKRTVPDRTTQTVTTPEPIIWEITGSENQVKETNITPATTEDKSTTSIKPKAKETSTSLEEAVIAPATTQVPTTTSIKPTAKETNLSLEEAVIAPATTEVPTTTSIKPTAKETNLSLEEAVTTEVTTTTSIKPTTKQSNTSTEKAKAATTTTEDTTTTSIKTTAKQSPEVVLTSSLKNPNRTELVVTEPTKKSILTLKPTDTSNQLEKTEKPAPPLTPTMVPIVTESPGTTVEPLMPTQSLQSTKEPSPATTAELKTTKSAITQDLDLLKPATTQTTPKSTTQKTTVLETTTLLPLPTTMLTTTNSPNEPTSTTKPGIAFPSTGSNPTTSKTSKGESNVLTSTMKSTESSFKDGVQKSDEDVIVIVAEEVTKRVQNTSFLLAVLLLGNLFFLAVIVLFMLQAYESYKKKDYTQVDYLINGMYADSEM from the exons ATGTGGAAGACTCTCGTACTCCTGTGGTCAGTGAACCTGTGCCTGTCTGACAGCAGAATTAAGATCTCAGTAGACAATGCTGTACCCCCGCTGGAGGATTCTGGGATCAGTTATGAGGTTGAATGCAGACAGATCTGCAGGGAAAGCTTGTCCACAG cagATCTTAATTGCAGCAAATCTTTGATGCTCAACAAGTGGTGTGAGATAATGCTGTGCAACAGATTATGCCACACAACTACATCTGGAAAGCTCACAGATCCGTCTTTAG atataaaatatttaaagaaaagaagaaaaaggaatgTAAAACCAAAATCTAAAGGAAAGAAACCTGGTAAAAGGACAGTACCGGATAGAACTACCCAAACTGTCACAACACCTGAACCAATCATTTGGGAGATAACTGGTAGTGAAAATCAAGTAAAAGAAACTAACATAACCCCTGCTACAACTGAAGACAAATCCACAACTAGTATAAAACCTAAAGCAAAAGAAACTAGCACAAGCCTAGAGGAAGCAGTAATAGCTCCTGCGACAACACAAGTCCCAACCACAACTAGTATAAAACCGACAGCAAAAGAAACTAATCTAAGCCTAGAGGAAGCAGTAATAGCCCCTGCAACAACAGAAGTCCCAACCACAACTAGCATAAAACCGACAGCAAAAGAAACTAACCTAAGCCTAGAGGAAGCAGTAACAACTGAAGTCACAACCACAACTAGTATAAAACCTACAACAAAACAAAGTAACACAAGCACAGAGAAAGCAAAAGCAGCTACTACTACAACTGAAGAcacaaccactaccagtataaaaACTACAGCAAAACAATCTCCTGAAGTCGTTCTTACAAGTTCTCTAAAAAACCCAAACCGTACAGAATTAGTAGTTACAGAACCCACAAAAAAATCTATTCTCACCTTAAAACCAACAGATACAAGTAATCAGcttgaaaaaactgaaaaacctgCTCCTCCTTTAACTCCAACCATGGTACCAATAGTCACTGAAAGCCCTGGGACAACTGTGGAACCTCTCATGCCAACTCAGTCATTACAAAGCACCAAAGAGCCTTCACCAGCCACCACTGCGGAACTAAAGACTACAAAGAGTGCAATAACACAAGATCTAGATCTATTGAAACCAGCAACCACACAAACTACCCCAAAGTCAACAACCCAAAAGACAACTGTTCTGGAAACTACCACCCTTCTTCCCCTTCCTACCACAATGTTGACGACAACAAATTCACCTAATGAACCTACCTCTACTACCAAACCAGGAATTGCATTCCCATCAACCGGCAGTAACCCAACCACAAGCAAAACATCGAAAGGAGAATCTAATGTCTTGACCTCTACAATGAAATCTACCGAATCCTCCTTCAAGGATGGCGTCCAAAAATCAGATGAAGACGTTATTGTTATTGTTGCCGAGGAGGTCACAAAACGTGTCCAGAACACCAGCTTTCTGCTGGCAGTGCTGCTGCTGGGAAACCTCTTCTTTCTAGCGGTTATTGTGCTCTTCATGCTTCAGGCTTATGAGAGCTACAAGAAGAAAGACTATACCCAAGTAGACTATTTAATAAATGGGATGTACGCTGATTCGGAGATGTAA
- the C7H11orf24 gene encoding uncharacterized protein C11orf24 homolog isoform X2 encodes MWKTLVLLWSVNLCLSDSRIKISVDNAVPPLEDSGISYEVECRQICRESLSTDLNCSKSLMLNKWCEIMLCNRLCHTTTSGKLTDPSLDIKYLKKRRKRNVKPKSKGKKPGKRTVPDRTTQTVTTPEPIIWEITGSENQVKETNITPATTEDKSTTSIKPKAKETSTSLEEAVIAPATTQVPTTTSIKPTAKETNLSLEEAVIAPATTEVPTTTSIKPTAKETNLSLEEAVTTEVTTTTSIKPTTKQSNTSTEKAKAATTTTEDTTTTSIKTTAKQSPEVVLTSSLKNPNRTELVVTEPTKKSILTLKPTDTSNQLEKTEKPAPPLTPTMVPIVTESPGTTVEPLMPTQSLQSTKEPSPATTAELKTTKSAITQDLDLLKPATTQTTPKSTTQKTTVLETTTLLPLPTTMLTTTNSPNEPTSTTKPGIAFPSTGSNPTTSKTSKGESNVLTSTMKSTESSFKDGVQKSDEDVIVIVAEEVTKRVQNTSFLLAVLLLGNLFFLAVIVLFMLQAYESYKKKDYTQVDYLINGMYADSEM; translated from the exons ATGTGGAAGACTCTCGTACTCCTGTGGTCAGTGAACCTGTGCCTGTCTGACAGCAGAATTAAGATCTCAGTAGACAATGCTGTACCCCCGCTGGAGGATTCTGGGATCAGTTATGAGGTTGAATGCAGACAGATCTGCAGGGAAAGCTTGTCCACAG ATCTTAATTGCAGCAAATCTTTGATGCTCAACAAGTGGTGTGAGATAATGCTGTGCAACAGATTATGCCACACAACTACATCTGGAAAGCTCACAGATCCGTCTTTAG atataaaatatttaaagaaaagaagaaaaaggaatgTAAAACCAAAATCTAAAGGAAAGAAACCTGGTAAAAGGACAGTACCGGATAGAACTACCCAAACTGTCACAACACCTGAACCAATCATTTGGGAGATAACTGGTAGTGAAAATCAAGTAAAAGAAACTAACATAACCCCTGCTACAACTGAAGACAAATCCACAACTAGTATAAAACCTAAAGCAAAAGAAACTAGCACAAGCCTAGAGGAAGCAGTAATAGCTCCTGCGACAACACAAGTCCCAACCACAACTAGTATAAAACCGACAGCAAAAGAAACTAATCTAAGCCTAGAGGAAGCAGTAATAGCCCCTGCAACAACAGAAGTCCCAACCACAACTAGCATAAAACCGACAGCAAAAGAAACTAACCTAAGCCTAGAGGAAGCAGTAACAACTGAAGTCACAACCACAACTAGTATAAAACCTACAACAAAACAAAGTAACACAAGCACAGAGAAAGCAAAAGCAGCTACTACTACAACTGAAGAcacaaccactaccagtataaaaACTACAGCAAAACAATCTCCTGAAGTCGTTCTTACAAGTTCTCTAAAAAACCCAAACCGTACAGAATTAGTAGTTACAGAACCCACAAAAAAATCTATTCTCACCTTAAAACCAACAGATACAAGTAATCAGcttgaaaaaactgaaaaacctgCTCCTCCTTTAACTCCAACCATGGTACCAATAGTCACTGAAAGCCCTGGGACAACTGTGGAACCTCTCATGCCAACTCAGTCATTACAAAGCACCAAAGAGCCTTCACCAGCCACCACTGCGGAACTAAAGACTACAAAGAGTGCAATAACACAAGATCTAGATCTATTGAAACCAGCAACCACACAAACTACCCCAAAGTCAACAACCCAAAAGACAACTGTTCTGGAAACTACCACCCTTCTTCCCCTTCCTACCACAATGTTGACGACAACAAATTCACCTAATGAACCTACCTCTACTACCAAACCAGGAATTGCATTCCCATCAACCGGCAGTAACCCAACCACAAGCAAAACATCGAAAGGAGAATCTAATGTCTTGACCTCTACAATGAAATCTACCGAATCCTCCTTCAAGGATGGCGTCCAAAAATCAGATGAAGACGTTATTGTTATTGTTGCCGAGGAGGTCACAAAACGTGTCCAGAACACCAGCTTTCTGCTGGCAGTGCTGCTGCTGGGAAACCTCTTCTTTCTAGCGGTTATTGTGCTCTTCATGCTTCAGGCTTATGAGAGCTACAAGAAGAAAGACTATACCCAAGTAGACTATTTAATAAATGGGATGTACGCTGATTCGGAGATGTAA